A stretch of Miscanthus floridulus cultivar M001 chromosome 13, ASM1932011v1, whole genome shotgun sequence DNA encodes these proteins:
- the LOC136499669 gene encoding BTB/POZ and MATH domain-containing protein 2-like: CLPKTDEESSSFLVDDSIMTECEVTLMGEPQLSETWVESEIEVPPCDMMAHFGKLLEQKKGADVSFIVGGDFFEAHKIVLAARSPVFMAEFYGRMRSVTVEDMQPDVFRALLHFIYTDSLPDMDDLDRDEYSEMIRHLHVASDRYAMERLKLICQSILSKNLDVETVATTLALADQQNCNGLKAACVEFISSSKDVSALAATQLGYSSLKRSCPSVLVDLYEKTSKLFKT, translated from the exons tgtctacccaagaccgat GAGGAATCATCCTCTTTCCTTGTCGATGATAGCATCATGACCGAATGTGAAGTTACCCTCATGGGAGAACCGCAGCTGTCTGAAACCTGGGTGGAATCTGAAATCGAGGTGCCACCGTGTGACATGATGGCACATTTTGGCAAGCTATTGGAGCAGAAGAAGGGAGCAGATGTCTCGTTCATTGTTGGCGGTGACTTCTTTGAGGCGCACAAGATTGTCCTCGCGGCGCGGTCACCTGTCTTCATGGCTGAGTTCTATGGCCGAATGCGCTCTGTGACCGTCGAAGACATGCAACCTGATGTTTTCAGGGCGCTGCTGCACTTCATCTACACAGATTCGTTACCTGACATGGATGATCTTGACAGAGATGAATACAGTGAGATGATCCGGCATTTGCATGTGGCCTCTGATAGATATGCCATGGAAAGGCTGAAGTTGATATGCCAAAGTATCCTTAGCAAAAATCTTGACGTGGAGACGGTGGCAACTACATTGGCTTTAGCTGATCAGCAGAATTGTAACGGGCTCAAAGCTGCTTGCGTCGAATTTATCAGCTCTTCAAAGGATGTGAGTGCTTTAGCAGCAACCCAATTAGGATACTCAAGTCTCAAAAGAAGCTGCCCTTCTGTCTTGGTAGATTTATATGAGAAAACCAGTAAGCTTTTTAAAACTTAG